Proteins encoded within one genomic window of Misgurnus anguillicaudatus chromosome 18, ASM2758022v2, whole genome shotgun sequence:
- the opn8a gene encoding opsin 8, group member a has protein sequence MPVFTKLYINCFLLPAIFSIIGNAAVLVTAARRNSVLKAPELLTVNLAVTDIGMALSMYPLSIASAFNHAWIGGDPSCLYYGLMGMIFSVASIMTLTVIALVRYLVTGNPPKSGNRFQRRTISLVISVIWLYSLLWAVFPLLGWGGYGPEPYGLACSVDWTEYQRSLNGASFIMALAVLCTLIPCGFIVFSYFAIAWKLHKAYQSIQINESLPSTGTVERKVTMMGILISAGFVVSWAPYVSISLWTMFHSEGKDSVAPVVSLLPCLFAKCSTVYNPFVYYIFRRSFRREFRQIWTCYGCCSSSAVDRLTLCGGRRHSDKPGDLKQQERAEK, from the exons atGCCAGTGTTTACTAAGCTTTATATCAATTGCTTTCTCCTCCCAGCCATCTTCTCCATCATTGGCAACGCAGCTGTTCTGGTAACAGCCGCTCGTCGAAACAGCGTTCTCAAAGCCCCCGAGCTCCTCACGGTTAATCTGGCTGTGACTGACATCGGCATGGCTCTCAGTATGTATCCGCTCTCCATCGCTTCAGCCTTCAACCATGCATGGATTGGGGGTGACCCTTCCTGTCTTTATTATGGCCTGATGGGAATGATCTTTAGCGTGGCCAGCATCATGACTCTGACCGTCATTGCGTTGGTGAGATATCTGGTAACGGGAAACCCGCCAAAGTCAG GCAACAGGTTTCAGAGAAGGACTATAAGTCTTGTGATATCTGTCATCTGGCTGTACTCACTGCTCTGGGCCGTGTTTCCTCTGCTGGGCTGGGGCGGATACGGACCTGAACCCTACGGTTTGGCCTGCTCTGTGGACTGGACCGAATACCAGCGCTCTTTAAACGGCGCTTCCTTCATTATGGCTTTAGCCGTTCTGTGCACCCTGATCCCATGTGGATTCATCGTGTTCTCCTACTTTGCTATTGCCTGGAAGCTCCACAAGGCTTATCAGTCAATCCAAATCAACGAGAGTCTGCCCAGCACAGGGACCGTTGAGAGGAAAGTTACAATG ATGGGCATCCTCATCAGTGCCGGGTTTGTTGTCTCCTGGGCACCCTACGTGTCCATCAGTTTATGGACCATGTTTCATTCCGAGGGCAAAGACAGCGTAGCTCCAGTTGTCAGCTTGCTCCCCTGCCTCTTCGCAAAGTGCTCAACGGTGTACAACCCTTTTGTCTACTACATTTTCCGCAGGTCCTTCCGCAGGGAATTTCGACAGATCTGGACATGTTATGGTTGCTGTTCCTCGAGTGCTGTGGACAGATTGACCCTCTGCGGAGGACGCCGACACTCGGATAAACCCGGTGACCTCAAGCAGCAGGAGAGAGCAGAAAAGTGA